Proteins encoded by one window of Archaeoglobus veneficus SNP6:
- a CDS encoding biotin--[acetyl-CoA-carboxylase] ligase, whose protein sequence is MKIVVRRDDAALAVLKSLKKGPVSGEEIATKLGVSRTAVWKAVEKLKKAGYVIDARKRVGYVLVSSPEFSAYEVADVCFANGILEVHHYSSIDSTNEKAKEKQGIVVIADRQTAGRGRRGRRWYSEEGGLYFSISLPPHLNMEDLPKLTLTTGVAVCEALSFANAKLKWPNDVLVGGKKVCGVLCEVVGEAESPAVVVGIGINVTNPIPDELKDIATNLLEFGVGRKEIFEKVVGNFFRLYRKLPSDWEEIRQRWKELSDTLGRIVEIRVAERLYRGIAVDIDESGALILDSNGKVERIFSGECFYLQR, encoded by the coding sequence ATGAAAATTGTGGTCAGACGTGACGATGCTGCTCTCGCTGTGCTGAAATCCCTGAAAAAAGGTCCGGTTTCTGGAGAGGAGATAGCGACGAAGCTGGGAGTAAGCAGAACTGCTGTCTGGAAGGCTGTGGAGAAGCTGAAAAAGGCTGGATACGTGATAGATGCCCGGAAACGGGTGGGGTATGTTCTTGTTTCATCTCCAGAATTCTCCGCATACGAGGTTGCCGATGTCTGCTTTGCAAATGGCATCCTCGAAGTCCACCATTACTCGAGCATCGACTCCACGAACGAGAAGGCCAAGGAAAAGCAGGGAATAGTTGTTATTGCAGATAGGCAAACGGCGGGAAGGGGGAGACGGGGAAGAAGGTGGTACAGCGAAGAAGGCGGGCTTTACTTCTCGATCAGCCTTCCTCCACATCTTAATATGGAAGACCTCCCCAAGCTTACGCTAACGACCGGAGTTGCTGTATGCGAGGCTCTGAGCTTTGCAAACGCAAAACTGAAGTGGCCAAACGATGTACTTGTTGGAGGGAAGAAGGTCTGCGGGGTTCTCTGCGAGGTTGTGGGGGAGGCGGAAAGTCCGGCTGTGGTGGTGGGAATAGGCATAAACGTAACGAATCCGATACCTGATGAGCTTAAAGATATCGCTACAAACCTTTTGGAATTTGGCGTGGGCAGAAAGGAAATATTCGAAAAAGTCGTTGGGAATTTTTTCAGGCTTTACAGAAAGCTACCCTCTGACTGGGAGGAAATAAGGCAGAGGTGGAAGGAGCTTTCAGACACTCTCGGCAGGATAGTTGAAATCAGGGTCGCAGAAAGGCTTTACAGAGGGATTGCCGTTGACATCGACGAGAGCGGGGCACTGATTCTTGACTCAAATGGAAAAGTGGAGCGAATCTTCTCAGGCGAATGCTTTTATTTGCAGAGGTAG
- a CDS encoding UbiX family flavin prenyltransferase, with amino-acid sequence MRLVVALTGASGQIYGIRVLEELAKRDVETHVIVSKAARITLEAEGYSISDVEKLSSYFYSDDELAAPISSGSFRHDGMIVAPCSIKTASSIACGIADNLVTRAADVTLKERRKLLLLVRETPLHTGHLRTLLTLSELGAIIMPPVPAFYIKPKSVDEIVTHTVARALSFFDIEVESKRWEGLKV; translated from the coding sequence ATGAGGCTCGTTGTTGCACTAACGGGCGCATCCGGCCAGATATACGGCATCAGAGTCCTCGAGGAACTTGCAAAAAGAGATGTGGAAACACACGTCATCGTTTCAAAGGCAGCCCGCATAACGCTTGAAGCTGAGGGCTACAGCATTTCGGACGTTGAAAAGCTATCGAGCTACTTTTACTCCGATGACGAGCTTGCAGCCCCCATTTCGAGCGGGAGCTTCAGACACGACGGAATGATAGTGGCTCCATGCAGCATTAAGACTGCCTCAAGCATAGCCTGCGGGATTGCGGACAACCTCGTAACGAGGGCGGCGGACGTAACGCTGAAAGAGAGAAGAAAACTTCTACTCCTCGTTCGCGAGACGCCGCTCCACACCGGCCATCTGAGAACGCTGCTCACTTTGAGCGAGCTCGGAGCGATTATCATGCCCCCCGTACCTGCATTCTACATAAAGCCGAAGAGTGTGGATGAAATAGTAACACATACAGTGGCAAGAGCCCTCAGCTTCTTTGACATAGAGGTGGAAAGCAAGAGGTGGGAGGGTTTAAAGGTCTAA
- a CDS encoding phosphoglycerate kinase: MIEGLPTLDDVEYDGKSILIRLDVNSPMVNSTILDTTRFESHVPTLEELENTKLVVLAHQSRPGKKDFTTLESHAEVLSRLLGRDVEYVDECFSKRVIDRIKRLRRGEVLMLENVRFYAEERLDRSAEEHASSFIVRRLYSNFDLFVNDAFSTCHRGHASLIGFPPVLPSVVGRLVEKEVTALSKALKGEGRKVFILGGAKIDDSVKVMKNVLTNGIAEKVILTGVVANYFLMLDGKDIGEANRKIVEDSKEKVDDGEMLELLRKYRDRIVLPVDVAVEVDGRRKDVGIDEVDGRKIMDIGVNTISMLMDEIPSYDVAVINGPAGVFEDERFTLGTFEVLKAVSRAGFSVVGGGHISTAARMIGIDKRMDHVSTAGGACIRFLSGEKLIALEVIKEYWEKKWSAKV, encoded by the coding sequence ATGATAGAGGGTTTACCCACTCTCGATGATGTAGAGTACGATGGAAAATCGATTCTCATAAGGCTGGACGTCAATTCACCCATGGTAAATTCTACAATTCTCGATACAACGCGTTTCGAAAGCCACGTTCCAACGCTGGAGGAACTTGAAAACACCAAGCTCGTGGTTCTCGCTCACCAGAGCAGACCGGGAAAAAAAGACTTCACAACTCTCGAAAGCCACGCTGAGGTATTGTCTCGGCTTCTGGGAAGGGATGTAGAGTACGTAGATGAATGCTTCTCGAAAAGAGTCATTGACAGGATAAAGAGGCTTAGGAGAGGAGAGGTCCTGATGCTCGAGAACGTCAGATTTTACGCAGAGGAAAGGCTCGACAGGAGTGCAGAGGAGCACGCAAGTTCCTTCATCGTAAGAAGGCTTTACTCCAACTTCGATCTCTTCGTCAACGACGCGTTCTCCACGTGTCACAGGGGGCACGCATCCCTGATTGGCTTTCCCCCGGTACTTCCTTCAGTTGTTGGGCGACTTGTGGAGAAAGAAGTAACAGCTCTCTCGAAGGCTCTGAAGGGTGAAGGCAGGAAGGTGTTTATCCTCGGCGGTGCGAAGATAGATGATTCCGTCAAGGTTATGAAAAACGTGCTCACAAACGGGATTGCGGAGAAGGTTATTCTCACGGGCGTCGTTGCAAACTACTTCCTCATGCTTGACGGGAAGGATATTGGAGAGGCGAACAGAAAGATCGTCGAGGATAGCAAGGAGAAAGTTGACGACGGTGAGATGCTTGAACTTCTCAGGAAGTACAGGGACCGGATAGTTCTGCCCGTTGATGTGGCGGTAGAGGTGGACGGAAGGAGAAAAGACGTAGGCATTGATGAAGTCGATGGGAGGAAGATAATGGACATAGGTGTCAATACTATTTCCATGCTCATGGATGAGATACCGAGCTACGACGTTGCTGTAATAAATGGCCCCGCCGGAGTATTCGAGGACGAGCGATTCACCCTTGGGACGTTTGAAGTGTTGAAGGCTGTTTCGAGAGCGGGCTTTTCGGTAGTTGGTGGTGGCCACATCTCAACAGCAGCGAGGATGATCGGGATTGACAAGCGCATGGACCACGTTTCGACTGCCGGCGGAGCGTGTATAAGGTTCCTCAGCGGCGAGAAACTGATAGCTCTGGAGGTTATAAAGGAGTACTGGGAGAAGAAGTGGTCTGCAAAGGTTTAG
- the albA gene encoding DNA-binding protein Alba, translated as MAENAVFVGNKPVMNYVLAVLTQFNSGVKEVSVKARGRAISRAVDVAEIVRKRFLPDVDVKDIKISTEKVESEQGEANVSAIEITLVKKE; from the coding sequence ATGGCTGAGAACGCAGTGTTTGTTGGAAACAAGCCGGTAATGAACTACGTGCTTGCAGTGTTGACCCAGTTCAACAGCGGTGTGAAGGAAGTATCCGTTAAAGCGAGAGGTAGGGCCATCAGCAGGGCTGTCGATGTAGCAGAGATTGTCAGAAAGCGCTTCCTGCCGGATGTGGATGTAAAGGACATAAAGATTTCAACCGAGAAGGTTGAAAGCGAGCAGGGAGAGGCAAACGTCTCTGCAATTGAGATTACCCTCGTTAAGAAGGAGTAA
- a CDS encoding HAD family hydrolase codes for MFRAYVFDMDGTLVEFNLPFDRIREELGIKGRYILESIMEDSKREEKLEILKEYEVRAAKKAKLMPYAREILELLEDAGCRKGIVTRNCRESVEIIAEKFGLNLDFVITRDDAPPKPSPEPIKLALRITNAEPNEAITVGDYIFDVMAGKLAGTKTALLLNDKNESFAEQADYVIKCLSELQRFIP; via the coding sequence GTGTTTCGGGCATACGTGTTTGACATGGACGGCACTCTTGTGGAGTTCAATCTTCCCTTTGATAGAATTCGAGAGGAACTCGGAATAAAGGGGAGATACATACTCGAGAGCATTATGGAAGACAGCAAAAGAGAAGAGAAGCTTGAGATTCTCAAGGAGTACGAGGTCAGAGCTGCGAAAAAAGCGAAGTTGATGCCGTACGCACGGGAAATTCTCGAGTTATTAGAGGATGCAGGCTGCAGGAAAGGAATAGTAACGAGGAATTGCAGGGAAAGCGTTGAAATCATCGCCGAGAAATTCGGCCTGAACCTTGACTTTGTCATTACGAGAGATGACGCGCCCCCGAAACCTTCTCCCGAGCCCATAAAGCTCGCCTTAAGGATTACGAATGCTGAGCCAAACGAGGCAATAACGGTTGGAGACTACATTTTCGATGTAATGGCTGGAAAACTTGCGGGAACAAAAACGGCTCTGTTGCTTAACGATAAGAACGAGAGCTTTGCAGAGCAGGCGGATTATGTTATAAAGTGCCTTTCAGAGCTTCAGCGTTTTATACCCTGA
- a CDS encoding S16 family serine protease produces MRLRFIALFLALLVALAIAPAEAQFVNESRVTIKAVAVTSGEKPQGAVIDITVIVTPGNGRVFVSTTPYTEIDMQGSAQLAALTACDLLGIDFMQHDFFYIIEADAPIVGGPSAGGVMCIATIAALKNLSIKDDVFMTGMIYPDGFIGPVGGIPYKLEAAASNGAKIFLIPKGQKVVYVQERREERKGPFIFISTTTRPVDVVEYGEKLGVKVIEVETVEQALTYYTGYTIEKPELTFNLTKYSDVLMRLADRMKSDATSLLNRVKTLAKSDELERIQEIMDEAEKCYENGNYYTSTSKYFVAKIEMRYILYRHTITSDEELSKEFDRVEKDIENLKEYLKNSDSIGVESFQLYGAAEERVSLAEEYLRKAEMSTDRNKALENLAYARERVESARVWLSLLPTIEEDVPLGKDEIKRRAQLYLSQAESMIIYARAIGGQSDLINEASDDIAVARGQLDEGMYCGAAISAMEAITKASLSIELIGIEYTRAGRELIEAKVDAAKESAESSISELEQYVTPILPVAYYEFAETNDNIVAKLAYYKLSERIAKLIGVVAKSYVERELVKVEHVPLPTHPVSTPPKAYEIPAFQAVEAVAAAAGVVALGFRRKKE; encoded by the coding sequence ATGAGGCTCAGATTTATTGCGCTTTTCCTTGCATTGCTTGTCGCTCTTGCCATTGCTCCCGCTGAAGCACAGTTCGTTAATGAGAGTAGGGTCACAATCAAGGCTGTTGCGGTTACGAGCGGTGAAAAACCGCAGGGAGCTGTTATCGACATAACGGTAATCGTTACTCCCGGCAATGGTAGAGTATTCGTCTCCACAACACCATACACAGAGATAGACATGCAGGGCAGTGCACAGCTTGCTGCCCTCACAGCCTGCGATTTGCTCGGCATAGACTTCATGCAGCACGATTTCTTCTACATAATTGAGGCTGACGCGCCTATCGTCGGCGGGCCGTCTGCTGGCGGTGTTATGTGCATAGCAACCATCGCGGCTCTCAAAAACCTCAGCATAAAGGATGATGTCTTCATGACGGGCATGATATACCCAGACGGCTTTATAGGGCCCGTCGGTGGCATACCCTACAAGCTTGAGGCTGCTGCCAGCAACGGAGCAAAGATCTTCTTGATTCCAAAAGGCCAGAAGGTCGTTTACGTTCAAGAGAGGAGAGAAGAGAGAAAGGGGCCGTTTATATTCATCTCAACAACGACCCGTCCCGTCGATGTCGTGGAATACGGAGAGAAACTCGGAGTTAAGGTTATAGAGGTTGAAACTGTAGAACAGGCCCTGACTTACTACACTGGCTACACGATTGAGAAGCCCGAACTCACGTTTAACCTGACTAAGTATTCTGACGTCCTAATGAGACTTGCCGACAGAATGAAGAGCGATGCAACGAGTTTACTCAACCGCGTTAAGACCTTAGCAAAAAGCGACGAACTCGAGAGAATTCAGGAGATAATGGATGAGGCAGAGAAGTGCTACGAAAATGGGAACTACTATACATCCACGAGCAAGTATTTCGTTGCCAAGATAGAGATGCGCTACATCCTCTACAGACACACCATAACGAGCGATGAAGAACTGAGCAAGGAGTTTGACAGGGTGGAGAAAGACATCGAGAACTTAAAGGAATACCTGAAAAACTCAGATAGCATAGGTGTCGAGTCGTTCCAGCTTTATGGTGCTGCAGAGGAGAGAGTTTCGCTTGCAGAAGAGTACTTGAGAAAAGCCGAGATGTCAACGGACAGAAACAAAGCCCTCGAAAACCTCGCTTACGCGAGGGAGAGGGTTGAGAGTGCGAGGGTGTGGCTTTCGCTTCTGCCAACCATAGAAGAGGATGTCCCTCTGGGGAAGGACGAGATCAAAAGGCGTGCGCAGCTCTATTTGAGCCAGGCCGAATCGATGATAATCTATGCGAGAGCGATAGGGGGCCAGTCCGATTTGATTAATGAGGCAAGCGATGACATCGCCGTTGCAAGAGGTCAGCTCGACGAGGGTATGTACTGCGGGGCCGCCATCTCTGCGATGGAGGCTATAACGAAGGCCAGTCTCTCCATTGAGCTCATAGGTATTGAGTACACAAGGGCTGGCAGGGAACTAATCGAGGCGAAGGTCGATGCAGCGAAGGAGTCTGCAGAATCATCTATATCTGAGCTGGAGCAGTACGTCACCCCCATTCTGCCTGTAGCCTACTATGAGTTTGCGGAGACAAACGATAACATCGTCGCGAAGCTTGCCTACTACAAGCTCTCGGAGAGGATTGCGAAGCTTATCGGTGTGGTTGCAAAGTCGTACGTGGAGCGGGAACTCGTGAAGGTTGAGCATGTGCCACTGCCTACTCACCCCGTATCTACTCCGCCGAAGGCCTACGAAATTCCGGCGTTTCAGGCTGTCGAGGCAGTGGCAGCAGCTGCAGGCGTTGTAGCGCTCGGATTTAGAAGGAAAAAGGAGTAA